Proteins co-encoded in one Cytobacillus sp. NJ13 genomic window:
- a CDS encoding asparaginase, with amino-acid sequence MKYNALVEEVRGGLVENIHTGIICGVDDQFESFYQVGDEENYTYFRSASKPIQALPVFLTDIIDKYGLTEQEAALFTASHRGEPYHIEALESMLAKLPVKEEELYCPPSYPLNIQPREEMIRQGIQKRKLYHNCAGKHMGFITVCREWGFPVEGYWKEDHPLQKHIMDILSHLSGIPVSAIHIGIDGCGAPVFAIPLKRMSEVYLKLACPDLIQDPQLQQAVIKMTGIMNNQFNMVASQHFICSILLEDKNIVAKGGAQGVYCFGLKKERAGFALKVLNGSEDVWPNIVASILEQIQYSNHETIKKLRNLRPSVIRNDAGMEVGSIKEIFQSEKLPLN; translated from the coding sequence GTGAAATACAATGCATTAGTAGAGGAAGTCAGGGGAGGATTGGTTGAGAATATTCATACCGGGATTATTTGCGGTGTGGATGATCAATTCGAATCCTTTTATCAGGTTGGTGATGAAGAGAATTACACATACTTTCGCTCTGCTTCTAAGCCAATCCAGGCGCTGCCGGTCTTTCTGACTGACATAATTGATAAGTACGGATTAACAGAGCAGGAAGCAGCATTGTTTACAGCTTCCCATCGAGGAGAACCCTACCATATTGAGGCTCTGGAATCGATGTTAGCAAAACTCCCTGTAAAGGAAGAAGAGCTTTATTGCCCTCCTTCTTATCCTTTAAATATACAGCCAAGAGAAGAGATGATCAGACAAGGGATTCAGAAAAGGAAGCTTTATCACAATTGCGCAGGCAAACATATGGGATTTATTACAGTATGCCGTGAATGGGGATTTCCGGTAGAGGGATATTGGAAAGAAGACCATCCCCTGCAAAAGCACATCATGGATATTCTTTCTCATTTATCGGGCATCCCGGTCTCTGCTATTCATATTGGGATTGATGGCTGCGGGGCCCCCGTTTTTGCCATTCCTTTAAAGAGGATGTCTGAAGTATACCTGAAGCTGGCTTGTCCCGATCTGATTCAGGATCCCCAGCTGCAGCAGGCAGTTATTAAGATGACGGGCATTATGAATAACCAGTTCAATATGGTTGCATCACAGCATTTTATCTGTTCGATTTTATTGGAAGACAAGAATATTGTTGCTAAAGGCGGAGCCCAGGGTGTGTATTGCTTCGGACTAAAAAAAGAACGGGCTGGATTTGCCCTCAAAGTATTAAATGGATCTGAGGACGTCTGGCCAAATATTGTAGCATCTATTCTTGAACAAATACAATACAGCAATCACGAAACCATTAAAAAGCTGAGAAACCTAAGGCCTTCCGTTATTCGAAATGATGCTGGAATGGAAGTGGGATCTATAAAGGAAATATTCCAGTCTGAGAAATTGCCTTTAAATTAA